One genomic segment of Rhodopseudomonas sp. BAL398 includes these proteins:
- a CDS encoding efflux RND transporter periplasmic adaptor subunit, translating to MMSRSTIVVLAFAGGAAIFALGLSTTLQRAIGMGPPAKTAILPKPSAPELISSLLSMSDEQIKLAQIDLVDVGPAAIAKRLVVPGSVVPDADRIAHVSVKLSGTVAELRKNIGEDVARDEVIAVLESREVADAKSEYLAAGLTNDLQQDLSTRDKTLWDSRVGTEQQYLRSRNAAAQTEMRVKIARQKLLALGLGEREIIAVPGAPEASLRRQDVRSPISGRVAERKVELGTAVGRDSLETELFVVVDLSRVWVELSVASSDLPLIKEGQSVKISARGLATTAIGKVVFVSPLVDKDTRTARVVAEIPNPDRTWRPGSFVTAAIALEERTVPVVVLATAIQKLAGQPIVFVRTKDGFEKRNVVVGEREDQVVEIVSGLTPGEAVATTNTFSLKAELSKPRDED from the coding sequence ATGATGAGTCGCTCGACAATCGTTGTGCTTGCGTTCGCGGGAGGAGCCGCGATTTTCGCGCTGGGTCTGTCGACGACCCTTCAACGGGCAATCGGGATGGGACCGCCGGCCAAGACGGCAATATTGCCCAAGCCGTCGGCACCGGAGCTGATCTCCAGCCTTCTGTCTATGAGTGATGAGCAGATCAAGCTCGCGCAGATCGATCTGGTCGACGTAGGACCGGCAGCAATCGCCAAGCGTCTCGTTGTTCCGGGTTCGGTTGTTCCCGACGCGGACCGGATCGCACATGTCTCGGTCAAGCTATCGGGGACGGTCGCGGAGCTGCGCAAGAATATCGGTGAAGATGTCGCAAGGGATGAAGTGATCGCCGTCCTCGAAAGCCGCGAGGTCGCGGATGCCAAGAGCGAATATCTGGCAGCCGGACTTACAAACGATCTGCAACAGGATTTGTCCACCCGCGACAAGACGCTCTGGGACAGCCGTGTAGGCACCGAGCAGCAATACCTGCGGTCGCGCAACGCCGCGGCGCAGACCGAAATGCGCGTCAAGATCGCGCGGCAGAAATTGCTTGCGCTAGGCCTCGGCGAAAGGGAGATCATCGCGGTGCCCGGGGCTCCAGAGGCTTCGCTTCGACGCCAGGATGTGCGCTCGCCGATCTCCGGGCGGGTGGCCGAACGCAAGGTCGAGTTGGGCACAGCCGTCGGCCGGGACAGTCTGGAGACCGAATTGTTCGTCGTGGTCGATCTGAGCCGTGTCTGGGTGGAATTGTCTGTCGCCTCCTCCGACCTTCCTTTGATCAAGGAAGGCCAATCGGTCAAAATTTCCGCAAGAGGTCTTGCCACGACAGCCATCGGCAAGGTCGTGTTCGTGAGCCCGCTGGTCGACAAGGATACGCGCACGGCGCGCGTCGTGGCTGAAATCCCAAATCCCGACCGGACTTGGCGGCCGGGATCGTTCGTCACGGCGGCAATCGCCCTCGAGGAGCGGACCGTGCCCGTCGTGGTGCTCGCGACCGCCATCCAGAAGCTGGCCGGCCAACCGATCGTGTTCGTCCGGACCAAAGACGGCTTCGAAAAGCGCAATGTCGTGGTTGGCGAGAGAGAGGATCAGGTCGTCGAGATCGTGTCCGGCCTGACGCCCGGCGAGGCCGTCGCCACGACGAACACGTTCTCGCTCAAGGCCGAGCTTTCGAAGCCGCGGGACGAGGACTGA
- a CDS encoding efflux RND transporter permease subunit codes for MIESIIDFSVRRRWLVLLITLAAVASGFWSLTKLPIDAVPDVTNVQVQVNAAAPALTPVEIEKQITVALETVLAGTPGLESTRSFSRNGFAQITAVFTDRTNIYFARQQVSERINEAKANLPPGVDIKLGPISTGLGEIYWWAVEYAKPSAVAPVHNGQPGWQSDGTYLTPEGERLTNDFQRTVYLRTVQDWIIRPQMKTVPGVAGADAIGGFVKQFQVQPDPQRLISFGLSLNQVIEAIEANNVSRGANYIEQNGEGYVVRASGRVENIEDISQIVVATRAGVPIRVKDVADVVIGKELRTGSASVNGREVVLGTTLMLIGGNSRTVAAAADAKIKEISRTLPPGIYAHTVLNRTQLVDATIETVATNLAEGALLVIVVLFLLLGNLRAAVVTACVIPVTMMLTATGMLQGKISANLMSLGALDFGLIVDGAVIIAENSLRHLAERQRQVGRMLALDERLQTVKESAIEMIRPTVYGQLIIILVYVPLLTFTGVEGKTFEPMALTVIIALVAAFVVSLTFVPAMVALTVTKPVSEQENAIIRKLKAGYAPLLTRVIASPLPVIGVAAILFVAASLLFTRLGQEFTPTLDEKNIVMEVKRIPSTSITQSQAMQLQIESVVSKFPQVAFVFSRTGTPDLAADPMPPNASDTYIIVKPQAEWPDPSMTKDDLIKQIEVEASKLPGNKLGFSQPIEMRFNELIAGVREDLAVKVFGDDFEQMQRTAGNIAHALRRIDGAENVKVEETAGLPFLEIKIDKAEIARRGLSLLAVQDVIEAAIGGRVAGLVFEGDRRFQIIVRLNDALRNDIAALENLPVQLPRLTQNAAVASVPLRALATFEQTEGANQISRENGKRRVVATAEVRGRDIGSLVAEAQAIIGEKVKLAPGTWLSWGGQFENFSVARQRLMFVVPGCFLLIFLLLFGALGSARDALLVFSAVPLALTGGIAALWLRGMPFSISAAVGFIALSGVAVLNGLVMLSQIRRLVADGVGTQAAISQGALTRFRPVVMTALVASLGFVPMALATGTGAEVQKPLATVVIGGLLSATLLTLLVLPALYSYFASIESRTKPDREFVPNRAAE; via the coding sequence ATGATCGAAAGCATCATCGATTTTTCGGTCCGGCGCCGATGGCTCGTCCTGCTGATTACGCTGGCGGCAGTCGCCTCGGGTTTCTGGTCTCTGACCAAGCTTCCGATCGATGCGGTTCCGGATGTCACCAACGTCCAGGTCCAGGTCAACGCCGCGGCCCCGGCGCTGACGCCGGTCGAAATCGAGAAGCAGATCACCGTGGCACTGGAAACAGTGCTGGCCGGCACGCCCGGTTTGGAATCGACGCGGTCCTTTTCGCGGAACGGTTTTGCCCAGATCACGGCCGTGTTCACCGACCGTACCAACATCTACTTCGCGCGCCAGCAGGTTTCGGAGCGCATCAACGAGGCCAAGGCCAATCTTCCGCCCGGCGTCGACATTAAGCTCGGGCCAATCTCGACCGGACTTGGCGAGATCTATTGGTGGGCGGTCGAATACGCCAAACCCAGCGCGGTTGCACCGGTGCACAACGGCCAGCCCGGCTGGCAGTCCGATGGAACCTATCTGACGCCCGAAGGTGAGCGCCTGACAAACGATTTTCAGCGGACGGTGTATCTGCGCACCGTGCAGGACTGGATCATCCGTCCGCAGATGAAGACGGTCCCCGGGGTGGCTGGCGCCGATGCTATCGGTGGTTTCGTCAAGCAGTTCCAGGTGCAACCCGACCCGCAGCGACTGATCAGCTTTGGACTATCGCTCAATCAGGTCATCGAGGCCATCGAGGCCAATAACGTCAGCCGAGGCGCCAACTACATCGAGCAAAACGGCGAAGGTTACGTGGTCCGGGCCAGTGGTCGCGTCGAAAACATCGAGGACATCTCGCAAATCGTCGTGGCCACGCGGGCGGGTGTCCCGATCCGCGTCAAGGACGTTGCCGATGTCGTGATCGGTAAGGAGTTGCGCACCGGCAGCGCCAGCGTCAACGGCCGCGAGGTCGTCCTCGGAACAACGCTGATGCTGATCGGAGGCAACAGCCGTACGGTCGCAGCGGCGGCGGATGCGAAGATCAAGGAGATCAGCCGCACGCTTCCGCCCGGCATCTATGCCCACACCGTGCTCAACCGGACGCAATTGGTCGATGCCACCATCGAGACTGTCGCCACCAACCTGGCGGAAGGCGCTCTGCTCGTTATCGTCGTGCTGTTCCTCCTGTTAGGCAACCTGCGGGCCGCGGTGGTGACTGCGTGTGTCATCCCGGTCACCATGATGCTGACCGCAACGGGCATGCTGCAGGGCAAGATCAGCGCCAATCTCATGAGCTTGGGCGCCTTGGACTTCGGACTGATCGTCGACGGCGCCGTGATCATCGCGGAAAACAGTCTCCGCCACCTTGCTGAGCGTCAGCGCCAGGTCGGGCGAATGCTGGCGCTGGACGAACGGCTCCAGACCGTCAAGGAATCCGCCATCGAGATGATCCGGCCGACGGTCTACGGCCAGCTTATCATCATTCTCGTCTACGTGCCGCTGCTGACGTTCACCGGCGTCGAGGGCAAGACGTTCGAGCCGATGGCGCTGACGGTCATCATCGCGCTCGTCGCGGCCTTCGTCGTCTCGTTGACATTCGTCCCGGCGATGGTCGCGCTGACTGTCACCAAACCGGTTAGCGAGCAGGAAAACGCCATCATCCGCAAGCTGAAGGCGGGCTATGCGCCGCTATTGACGCGGGTGATCGCGTCTCCGCTGCCTGTGATCGGTGTCGCCGCGATCCTCTTCGTCGCAGCGAGTCTGCTGTTCACCCGGCTGGGGCAGGAGTTCACACCGACGCTGGACGAAAAGAACATCGTGATGGAGGTCAAGCGAATCCCGAGTACGTCGATAACCCAATCGCAAGCGATGCAACTCCAGATCGAGAGTGTCGTCAGCAAGTTTCCGCAGGTGGCGTTCGTGTTCTCCCGCACCGGAACGCCGGACCTCGCCGCCGACCCGATGCCGCCGAACGCGTCCGACACCTACATCATCGTCAAGCCGCAGGCCGAGTGGCCCGACCCGTCGATGACAAAAGACGATCTCATCAAGCAGATCGAGGTTGAAGCCTCGAAATTGCCGGGGAACAAGCTCGGCTTCTCCCAGCCCATCGAAATGCGGTTCAATGAGCTGATCGCCGGCGTGCGCGAGGATCTGGCGGTCAAGGTCTTCGGCGACGATTTCGAGCAGATGCAGCGGACTGCCGGCAACATCGCCCATGCGCTGCGGCGCATCGACGGCGCCGAGAACGTCAAGGTGGAAGAGACCGCCGGGCTTCCGTTCCTGGAGATCAAGATCGACAAGGCCGAAATCGCACGCCGTGGCCTCAGCCTGCTTGCGGTCCAGGACGTGATCGAAGCCGCGATCGGCGGCCGGGTCGCCGGACTGGTGTTCGAGGGTGATCGGCGTTTTCAGATCATCGTCCGGCTGAACGACGCGCTGCGCAACGATATCGCGGCGCTTGAAAACCTGCCGGTGCAATTGCCGCGACTGACGCAAAATGCCGCGGTGGCGTCCGTCCCTCTTCGCGCTCTGGCGACATTCGAGCAAACCGAAGGCGCCAACCAGATCAGCCGCGAGAACGGCAAGCGGCGCGTCGTCGCGACGGCCGAAGTCCGTGGGCGGGATATCGGATCGTTGGTCGCGGAGGCGCAGGCGATCATCGGAGAGAAGGTCAAGCTGGCGCCCGGGACCTGGCTTTCCTGGGGCGGCCAATTCGAGAACTTCTCCGTTGCCCGGCAGCGTCTGATGTTCGTGGTCCCCGGCTGTTTCCTCTTGATATTCCTGCTGCTGTTCGGCGCGCTTGGTTCCGCGCGGGACGCGCTTCTGGTCTTCAGCGCGGTGCCCCTCGCGCTGACCGGCGGCATCGCTGCGCTATGGCTGCGCGGCATGCCGTTCTCGATCTCGGCCGCGGTCGGCTTTATTGCCCTCTCCGGCGTCGCGGTCCTGAACGGATTGGTGATGCTCAGCCAGATTCGAAGACTGGTTGCCGATGGAGTCGGCACGCAGGCAGCCATCAGCCAAGGCGCTCTGACGCGGTTTCGTCCGGTCGTCATGACGGCGCTGGTCGCCTCGCTCGGCTTCGTGCCGATGGCGCTTGCGACGGGGACGGGAGCAGAAGTGCAGAAGCCGCTGGCGACCGTAGTAATCGGCGGCCTGTTGAGCGCGACGCTGCTCACCTTGCTGGTCTTACCCGCGCTTTATTCCTACTTCGCATCTATCGAAAGCCGGACGAAGCCCGACCGCGAGTTCGTTCCGAACCGCGCGGCCGAGTAG
- a CDS encoding COG4280 domain-containing protein, whose amino-acid sequence MIVDWTHAWPPTIAAFLASLVEFVEALTVVLAVGAVRGWSGALIGSGAALGMLLAIVVAAGPALARIPLDVVQLAVGVLLLLFGMRWLRKAILRSAGVIPLHDEDAIYSRQTESLRKLGQRQRGWDRAAIATAFKITMLEGIEVVFIVIAVGSGGAGLLVPASMGALAALLVVVLLGFVVHKPLASIPENTLKFMVGVLLSAFGTFWVGEGMGLRWPAQDWSILGLVAGFLIVALIATPLCRMRSGARGAAKR is encoded by the coding sequence ATGATCGTGGATTGGACGCATGCTTGGCCGCCGACGATTGCCGCATTTCTGGCCTCGCTCGTGGAATTCGTCGAAGCTCTGACCGTTGTTCTGGCTGTCGGCGCCGTCCGCGGCTGGAGCGGCGCACTGATCGGGAGTGGGGCCGCACTTGGCATGCTGCTGGCCATCGTCGTGGCGGCCGGTCCGGCGCTCGCGCGCATCCCGCTGGATGTCGTCCAGCTCGCGGTCGGGGTGCTTCTGCTCCTCTTCGGAATGCGATGGTTGCGCAAAGCAATTCTGCGTTCGGCCGGCGTTATTCCTTTGCATGACGAGGACGCGATCTATTCCAGGCAAACGGAATCGCTGCGCAAGCTCGGGCAGCGCCAGCGAGGATGGGACAGGGCCGCGATCGCAACCGCCTTCAAGATCACGATGCTCGAGGGTATCGAGGTGGTCTTCATCGTTATCGCTGTGGGTTCCGGCGGCGCGGGCTTGCTTGTTCCGGCGAGCATGGGGGCGCTGGCCGCGCTGCTTGTCGTCGTGCTGCTTGGCTTTGTCGTTCACAAGCCTTTGGCGTCTATCCCGGAGAACACCCTGAAGTTTATGGTCGGGGTATTGCTCTCCGCGTTTGGCACTTTCTGGGTCGGCGAAGGCATGGGACTTCGATGGCCCGCTCAGGATTGGTCGATCCTCGGTCTCGTTGCTGGCTTCCTGATCGTCGCATTGATCGCAACACCGCTTTGCCGGATGCGCTCGGGCGCGCGCGGCGCCGCGAAACGATAG
- a CDS encoding membrane protein has protein sequence MTPAQKFALSKVPEVTLGFWIIKILATTLGETGGDTVTMTLNWGYLAGTALFAVLLIAFVIAQIVAKRFHPFLYWATIVASTTFGTTMADFADRSLGIGYTGGSSLLFLCLVSILGLWYWSEGTVSVNTVSTPKVEAFYWGAITFSQTLGTALGDWLADTGGLGYEGGALVFAAGLAVVVALYYRTNVSRVLLFWAAFILTRPLGATVGDFLDKPVAAGGLSLSRPLASAVIAAFILACLILLPQRAGKHPA, from the coding sequence ATGACCCCAGCCCAGAAATTCGCATTGAGCAAAGTCCCTGAAGTCACGCTCGGCTTCTGGATCATCAAAATTCTTGCCACAACGCTCGGCGAGACCGGCGGCGATACCGTCACCATGACGCTGAACTGGGGTTATTTGGCGGGGACAGCCTTGTTCGCGGTGCTGCTCATCGCCTTCGTGATCGCACAGATCGTCGCGAAACGCTTTCATCCGTTTCTCTACTGGGCGACCATCGTGGCCTCGACGACCTTCGGCACCACGATGGCCGACTTCGCCGACCGGTCGCTCGGGATCGGTTATACCGGCGGCTCATCGCTGCTGTTTCTCTGCCTCGTGAGCATCCTCGGGCTTTGGTATTGGTCGGAGGGAACGGTATCGGTCAACACCGTCTCCACGCCGAAGGTCGAGGCGTTTTACTGGGGAGCGATCACGTTCTCGCAAACCCTCGGCACTGCGCTCGGCGACTGGCTGGCCGACACCGGCGGCCTTGGCTATGAAGGGGGCGCTCTCGTCTTCGCGGCCGGGCTGGCCGTCGTTGTCGCACTCTATTATCGCACGAACGTGTCGCGGGTGCTGCTGTTCTGGGCGGCCTTCATTCTGACTCGTCCGCTTGGCGCGACGGTTGGCGACTTCCTCGATAAACCGGTCGCTGCCGGGGGTCTCAGTCTCAGCAGACCGCTCGCATCGGCCGTGATCGCAGCCTTCATCCTTGCCTGCCTGATCCTGTTGCCGCAGCGCGCGGGCAAGCATCCGGCGTGA
- a CDS encoding PepSY domain-containing protein, translating to MPVKRRSPSRKAHPGKVTDEELERESGGSGLRYSFDIKNGSRTQEVGVDAASGKVLENKTEGPHPD from the coding sequence TTGCCGGTCAAGCGAAGGTCACCATCACGCAAGGCCCATCCCGGGAAAGTCACCGACGAAGAGCTTGAGCGCGAATCCGGAGGCAGCGGCCTGCGTTATTCGTTCGACATCAAGAACGGCTCGCGGACGCAGGAAGTCGGCGTCGATGCCGCGAGCGGCAAGGTACTCGAAAACAAGACAGAAGGTCCCCATCCGGACTGA
- a CDS encoding ATP-binding protein, translating to MTTVSLRRATLISMTVLLTLVGAAAMLLAYKLARDEAADFLDGQLRQVALNAGLGLPDADAPPASDQDPEDQIAVTIWKRGVVAHTTLRGVDIARPSKPGFEDIVVAGEPWRVYSTDNDTWTVQVAQRDKVRQEFARSAAVGAAAPILIVIPLSWLVVGWALNRMLGRLDALARDLANRSAVAAAAIPLAGIPIEVAPLVESMNGLIVRLRAAVEAQKRFLSDAAHELRTPLAAMQIQVDNLKINSSSSVGAEFEAGKAALAQGVKRASALVGQLLRLARLDEPVAPLSETVEVGPLLLDCVGDHVVLAEHKGIDLGARMETSATLHGSVEELRVLFANLIDNAVRYTPSGGQVDVSLTLRDGRRVVEVLDTGPGLPPGAVSRIFDRFYRASPPDVEGTGLGLAIARRIAERNGLVLTVENRPDGAAGVLARVTLLA from the coding sequence ATGACGACGGTCTCGCTCCGGCGAGCAACCCTTATCTCGATGACCGTTCTTCTGACCTTGGTCGGCGCCGCCGCGATGTTGCTCGCCTACAAGCTTGCGCGTGACGAAGCCGCTGATTTTCTTGACGGACAGTTACGCCAGGTTGCACTTAACGCCGGCTTGGGTCTTCCCGATGCTGACGCGCCGCCGGCCAGCGATCAGGATCCGGAAGATCAGATTGCGGTAACGATCTGGAAGCGCGGCGTCGTTGCCCACACTACGCTTCGCGGCGTCGACATCGCGCGGCCGAGCAAGCCCGGCTTTGAAGATATCGTCGTCGCCGGCGAGCCCTGGCGGGTCTATTCGACGGACAACGATACCTGGACCGTGCAGGTCGCGCAGCGCGACAAGGTTCGTCAGGAATTTGCCCGAAGCGCCGCCGTGGGAGCCGCGGCGCCCATCCTGATCGTCATACCGCTGTCCTGGCTCGTCGTCGGCTGGGCGCTGAACCGGATGCTTGGACGGCTGGACGCTCTGGCGCGGGATCTTGCGAATCGAAGTGCGGTGGCAGCCGCAGCCATTCCCCTCGCCGGAATTCCGATCGAAGTGGCGCCTTTGGTCGAAAGCATGAACGGCCTGATCGTGCGCCTGCGCGCCGCCGTGGAAGCGCAGAAGCGGTTTCTCTCCGACGCGGCGCATGAACTGCGGACGCCGCTCGCTGCGATGCAAATCCAGGTGGATAACCTCAAGATCAACAGTTCCAGCTCGGTCGGAGCGGAATTCGAGGCTGGCAAGGCGGCACTTGCGCAGGGCGTGAAGCGCGCGAGCGCCCTTGTCGGTCAACTGCTGCGGCTGGCGCGCCTCGACGAGCCCGTAGCACCCCTCAGCGAAACGGTTGAGGTGGGTCCGCTGCTGCTCGACTGCGTCGGCGATCATGTCGTGCTGGCCGAACACAAGGGCATCGATCTCGGGGCCCGGATGGAGACGTCCGCGACGCTGCATGGTTCGGTCGAGGAATTGCGCGTTCTGTTCGCAAATCTGATCGATAACGCCGTGCGGTACACGCCCTCCGGCGGGCAGGTCGACGTTTCCCTGACTCTGCGCGACGGGCGACGCGTTGTCGAGGTTCTGGATACGGGTCCTGGTTTGCCGCCAGGCGCCGTTTCCCGCATCTTCGATCGGTTCTATCGCGCGTCGCCGCCGGACGTCGAGGGAACCGGTCTGGGGCTGGCGATCGCGCGGCGAATTGCCGAGCGCAATGGTCTTGTCCTGACCGTCGAGAACCGCCCCGACGGGGCAGCCGGCGTTCTCGCGCGCGTCACATTACTGGCATAG
- a CDS encoding response regulator transcription factor, with amino-acid sequence MRVLLLEDDAMIGEGLSRTLAGEGMSVDWVRAGGEAEAALADGGHGIVLLDLGLPGAEGLDLLKAARSRGFDTPVLIITARDGLDHRVAGLDLGADDYLVKPFETRELLARMRAVLRRRACRSTSHLVAGAVELNTETHELSHADIVHVLPAREYALMHALMERPGRILSRAQVEERIYGWGEEVESNAVDALIYSIRRKFGKDIIFNVRGTGWMVQKS; translated from the coding sequence ATGCGCGTTCTGCTTTTGGAAGACGATGCGATGATCGGCGAGGGCCTGTCCCGGACGCTTGCCGGGGAGGGCATGTCGGTGGATTGGGTGCGCGCCGGCGGAGAGGCTGAGGCGGCGCTCGCCGATGGCGGACATGGGATCGTGCTGCTCGACCTCGGGCTGCCTGGCGCTGAAGGTCTCGATCTTTTGAAGGCGGCGCGGAGCCGGGGGTTCGATACGCCCGTCCTCATCATTACAGCGCGCGACGGGCTCGACCATCGGGTGGCCGGACTCGATCTCGGCGCGGACGACTATCTCGTCAAACCGTTCGAGACGCGGGAGTTACTCGCCAGAATGCGCGCGGTCCTCCGCCGCCGGGCGTGCAGGTCAACATCCCATTTGGTGGCGGGTGCGGTTGAGCTCAATACCGAGACCCATGAGTTGTCGCATGCCGACATCGTGCATGTGTTGCCTGCGCGCGAGTACGCTTTGATGCACGCCTTGATGGAACGCCCGGGTCGTATTCTTTCCCGCGCACAGGTGGAGGAGCGCATCTACGGCTGGGGAGAAGAGGTGGAAAGCAATGCGGTTGATGCCCTGATCTACTCCATTCGACGCAAATTCGGGAAGGACATCATCTTCAACGTGAGGGGTACGGGCTGGATGGTACAAAAATCATGA
- a CDS encoding helix-turn-helix transcriptional regulator → MTDLFWSTWEVISLIEQAADQSALQDCLISIAKSYGFASVFGGIVPPTEMHNSKIEIQTRSMVQHFPKGWATRYVVQNYLPRDPIVARLQKDRNAFSWAESYKSCSEPDNARIIGGEAADFGLVEGFVIPVTTLDQRSAALSFGGAKDDLSSNDRSALTFLANFAIGHWLCLRRPRSTRSNKLSPREFDCLLWAGEGKTDWEISVILGISRPTVAKHIASAREKLDAVNKTHAIAIAMRLKILG, encoded by the coding sequence ATGACAGACCTGTTTTGGAGCACTTGGGAGGTTATCTCGCTAATAGAACAGGCGGCTGATCAAAGCGCTCTTCAAGATTGTCTAATTAGCATCGCTAAAAGTTACGGGTTTGCTTCAGTATTTGGTGGAATCGTACCCCCGACTGAAATGCACAATTCCAAGATTGAAATTCAAACCCGTTCTATGGTGCAACATTTCCCAAAAGGCTGGGCGACGAGATACGTCGTTCAAAATTATCTTCCGCGCGACCCGATCGTAGCGCGCCTTCAGAAAGATCGGAATGCCTTTTCCTGGGCTGAAAGTTACAAGTCCTGCTCGGAACCAGATAACGCGCGGATAATCGGAGGGGAAGCTGCCGACTTTGGGTTAGTCGAAGGCTTCGTGATCCCGGTCACGACGCTTGACCAGCGGTCAGCGGCGTTGTCATTCGGAGGAGCAAAGGACGACCTCAGCAGTAACGACCGATCGGCCCTTACGTTTCTTGCAAATTTTGCCATCGGGCATTGGTTGTGTTTGCGCCGTCCGAGATCAACGCGCAGCAATAAGCTCTCACCTCGTGAATTTGACTGCCTTCTCTGGGCCGGGGAGGGAAAAACCGATTGGGAAATCTCCGTCATTCTCGGCATTTCTCGACCGACGGTAGCGAAACACATCGCTTCCGCTCGCGAGAAACTTGATGCTGTCAACAAGACACATGCGATCGCAATCGCCATGCGTCTAAAGATTTTGGGTTAG
- a CDS encoding DUF305 domain-containing protein has translation MKMYGRFAAMIATSTVIMYGLMYLNTFALDHIRYSQTRLWMALLMGAVMAIIMLLFMLRMYENKTTNAVIVVCAAIVFGLSLWLVRSQTTVYDIDYMKAMIPHHSIAIMTSERAHIRDPRVRKLADEIIESQVREIGEMDQLIVDLEKNPVAQNAPDLPPKQ, from the coding sequence ATGAAAATGTACGGACGTTTTGCGGCCATGATCGCCACCTCAACGGTGATCATGTACGGATTGATGTACCTGAACACATTTGCGCTTGATCACATTCGATACAGTCAGACACGACTTTGGATGGCGCTGCTGATGGGGGCCGTAATGGCCATCATCATGCTCTTATTCATGCTCCGCATGTATGAAAACAAAACAACGAATGCAGTAATAGTAGTTTGCGCCGCAATCGTGTTCGGGCTTTCCCTATGGCTCGTCCGGAGCCAAACGACCGTTTATGACATCGATTATATGAAAGCGATGATACCTCATCACTCGATCGCGATAATGACAAGCGAGCGAGCCCACATACGAGATCCACGCGTCAGAAAGCTGGCTGATGAAATTATCGAGTCACAGGTCCGCGAAATTGGAGAGATGGATCAACTGATCGTCGACCTTGAGAAAAACCCCGTTGCGCAGAACGCGCCCGATCTACCACCAAAGCAGTAA
- a CDS encoding NADH-quinone oxidoreductase subunit A, with the protein MMDSSPKISVSPVVTDYGFVALVLVMTCGLALLAAGRFLRAPQRQIDISPVWAQFRFGYGIYALIFLAFDMEMIFMYPWAVVFADIGISAFLDMLVFIVLLGAGIAYAWGMGGLKWE; encoded by the coding sequence ATGATGGATAGTTCGCCGAAAATTAGCGTCTCGCCGGTCGTCACCGACTACGGCTTTGTGGCCCTTGTTTTGGTCATGACATGTGGCCTCGCGCTGCTAGCGGCCGGTCGTTTTTTGCGCGCGCCCCAGCGACAGATCGACATTTCGCCGGTCTGGGCGCAGTTCCGTTTCGGCTACGGCATTTACGCGCTGATCTTTCTCGCCTTCGATATGGAGATGATCTTCATGTATCCGTGGGCGGTGGTCTTCGCCGATATTGGCATCAGCGCCTTCCTCGACATGCTCGTTTTCATTGTGCTCCTCGGGGCGGGCATCGCTTATGCTTGGGGCATGGGCGGGCTCAAATGGGAGTGA
- a CDS encoding NADH-quinone oxidoreductase subunit H, with protein sequence MGVIVTGTAVLAALLAGAALTYGLERLFVQHGREPGPAHDVEFNRNLHIANSDRWLLPAGPVVAVAGVALAVVVVPFGPGLIGRDLGIGLFYVIVVIDFVVLGLALAGWGADTPDTVEACYRIIAQLVAYVVPLGLAYVGVIMMARSLSTISVVNAQSALWFVVLQPIGFVLYLVTGLMQSYRAPFLEPFAGSIGGGVLGVSGGWSALLWRVALSGVFFLVAAIGAVLYLGGPSGPVLPGWLWMLVKTYALMALMLGLGRCVRPLSTAQMLALSWKFLIPLGLVNVLLVGGLILLGIGP encoded by the coding sequence ATGGGAGTGATCGTAACAGGCACGGCGGTGTTGGCCGCACTCCTCGCTGGCGCGGCGTTGACCTACGGGCTCGAGCGCCTGTTCGTACAACACGGCCGTGAGCCTGGACCCGCGCATGACGTCGAATTCAACCGTAATCTTCATATCGCGAATAGCGACCGCTGGCTGCTGCCGGCCGGACCGGTCGTAGCCGTTGCAGGCGTCGCGCTCGCGGTGGTGGTCGTGCCGTTCGGCCCAGGTCTGATCGGGCGCGATCTGGGCATCGGCCTCTTCTACGTAATCGTCGTCATTGATTTTGTCGTGTTGGGCTTGGCCCTCGCTGGTTGGGGCGCGGACACGCCCGACACGGTCGAAGCCTGCTATCGCATCATCGCCCAGCTTGTCGCTTACGTGGTGCCGCTGGGCCTTGCCTATGTCGGTGTGATCATGATGGCGCGATCGCTATCAACAATTTCCGTCGTCAATGCGCAAAGCGCCTTGTGGTTCGTGGTCCTGCAGCCGATCGGCTTCGTGCTCTATCTCGTTACAGGACTGATGCAGTCCTATCGAGCGCCTTTTCTTGAACCCTTTGCCGGTTCGATCGGCGGCGGCGTGCTCGGTGTATCCGGCGGCTGGTCGGCGCTTCTCTGGCGCGTTGCGCTCTCCGGGGTGTTCTTCCTCGTCGCGGCGATTGGCGCCGTGCTTTACCTCGGCGGCCCCAGCGGTCCGGTCTTGCCCGGCTGGCTCTGGATGCTCGTCAAGACCTACGCCCTGATGGCCCTGATGCTCGGGCTTGGCCGCTGCGTCCGGCCGCTCTCGACGGCACAGATGCTAGCCCTTTCCTGGAAGTTTCTGATTCCGCTCGGCCTCGTCAATGTTCTCCTGGTCGGCGGCTTGATTCTACTTGGGATCGGACCATGA